The following are encoded in a window of Rosa chinensis cultivar Old Blush chromosome 4, RchiOBHm-V2, whole genome shotgun sequence genomic DNA:
- the LOC112198408 gene encoding uncharacterized protein LOC112198408 isoform X1, translated as MAQISTTAWLLTLVSFRNLYSKSTNTPLPFSSGYQKVADGKSRLYALILTQAVFQLIGVLYTFHFTSKGEGPDVIAISSIAIGSISLILGDLGRRRSRVTLLKVYMVASSIGVLLSIACVAKGNVTLEVFQTPTRWETHKFELLEAARTAIGFLVQIFTVSTITSLISNMSPPKRTS; from the exons ATGGCTCAGATTTCAACTACCGCATGGTTGTTGACTCTCGTAAGCTTTCGTAATCTATACTCTAAAAGCACCAATACCCCTCTTCCCTTCTCTTCAG GGTATCAAAAAGTAGCTGATGGAAAATCTCGTCTCTACGCGCTTATTCTCACTCAG GCTGTCTTTCAGCTGATAGGAGTCCTATATACATTTCATTTTACTTCCAAAGGGGAAGGTCCCGATGTGATTGCTATCTCTTCTATAGCTATTGGTTCAATTTCTTTGATACTTGGGGACTTGG GTCGAAGGCGTAGTCGAGTAACTTTGTTGAAAGTTTACATGGTTGCATCATCTATTGGAGTGCTTCTTTCCATTGCTTGTGTTGCCAAGGGGAATGTAACATTAGAG GTTTTCCAAACTCCCACTAGATGGGAAACACACAAGTTTGAACTTCTTGAGGCTGCTCGCACTGCAATTG GATTCTTGGTACAAATATTTACAGTGAGCACAATTACTTCTCTAATCAGTAACATGTCTCCACCGAAAAGAACCTCTTAG
- the LOC112198408 gene encoding uncharacterized protein LOC112198408 isoform X2 has protein sequence MQQRRLASSGRPTGTDGSDFNYRMVVDSRYQKVADGKSRLYALILTQAVFQLIGVLYTFHFTSKGEGPDVIAISSIAIGSISLILGDLGRRRSRVTLLKVYMVASSIGVLLSIACVAKGNVTLEVFQTPTRWETHKFELLEAARTAIGFLVQIFTVSTITSLISNMSPPKRTS, from the exons atgcagCAGAGAAGATTAGCATCATCAGGGAGGCCTACTGGAACAGATGGCTCAGATTTCAACTACCGCATGGTTGTTGACTCTC GGTATCAAAAAGTAGCTGATGGAAAATCTCGTCTCTACGCGCTTATTCTCACTCAG GCTGTCTTTCAGCTGATAGGAGTCCTATATACATTTCATTTTACTTCCAAAGGGGAAGGTCCCGATGTGATTGCTATCTCTTCTATAGCTATTGGTTCAATTTCTTTGATACTTGGGGACTTGG GTCGAAGGCGTAGTCGAGTAACTTTGTTGAAAGTTTACATGGTTGCATCATCTATTGGAGTGCTTCTTTCCATTGCTTGTGTTGCCAAGGGGAATGTAACATTAGAG GTTTTCCAAACTCCCACTAGATGGGAAACACACAAGTTTGAACTTCTTGAGGCTGCTCGCACTGCAATTG GATTCTTGGTACAAATATTTACAGTGAGCACAATTACTTCTCTAATCAGTAACATGTCTCCACCGAAAAGAACCTCTTAG